Part of the Halopenitus persicus genome is shown below.
GGGTTGGTGGAGTCCGGATCGTTCGGGTCCGGGAACACCCGCGTCGTTCCGTTGTCGGTCAGTCGAACCCGCGAGGGGCCGCCGCTCGCCACCGTCTCGCCGGCGGTTACCGAGACGATCGGGAGAGTCAACGTGGCCCCACGGTAGTGGAACTGTGGCGGGGAGACCATCCGGGCCGCGTCGCCGTCGGTCCGCCAGACGCCGCCTCCCTGGAAGGCGACGGTGTCGTCACCGTTCCGGTAGGTCACCGATCCGAGGGACCCGTCCGCGAGCCGCTCGGCCGCTCCCGCCCCGCTTGCGTTCACGTGCCACACCTGCATCCGGCCGGCGTCCTCCACGACCGTCATCGTTCCCGCCGAATCGCCGGTGGCCATCGTCTGGGTTTCCGTTTCGCCGAGGGCGACCAGCGACGCCTGTGAGGCGAACTTGGTCATCACGTGTTCGCTGCGCTCGACGTCGGCGGTTTGCTGGATGTCCGCGATCGCGGTCGACCCGAACGTGACCACGGCCAGCGTCCCGACGAGGGTGATCCCGATCAGGAGCACGACGCCGATCGGCGCGGTGGCCGCTCGGTCCGTTTTCTCCCCTCCACGGATCCCCCCGACGTCCAACATACGGGCGCCGATACGCCGTGACCGTCCTTAAGGGTACGCACGAAGGGATGGCGCGTTGAAACGTCCCTGGTAGCCCGTCCGATTCCGGGACGCCGGACGAACTACCCGATCGTCCCGCGCTCGAGCTGGAGTTCACCGCTCCCGTCGCCGTACCGAATCACGATCGGGCCGCCGGCGACGGAGGCGTCGCTGACGGGTGTGTGCGTCACGACTCGGGTCGTGTACGTCGCCGATCCGTCAGTGTTTTCGAGGTGTATCGTCGCGGTGTACGGCGGATCGCCGCCCGCCGATCCCGTCACGCGGATGGTGTATCCCCCGCCGGCCATCCGCGACCGGAGCGGAACGGCCACCTCGACCGTCGGTGGTGCGGACGCTCCCGCGGCTTCGACCAGGCGATCGGCGTCGGCGTAGCCCGTGGCCACCCGCTCGCCGGCCACCTCGAAGCCGGTCGTTGCCGCGGCGGTCTGCTGGTCGTCGAGCACGTTCCCGCCGGCCACGAACAGCCCCGAGACGAGCAACGAGGCGATGACCAACCCGAGGACGTAGCCCACCACGGTCGAGACGGCCCGCTCGTCGCCGGCGAGTCGATTACGCGTCATCGTAGGCTGCCTCCTCCGGAGCGATGCGGATCGGCGCCTCGTACCGGACGTCCTCGGACCGGTAGCGAACGTCGTAACTCACGTCGTAGACGACCGCCTCGACGGTCGGATCCCCGTCAGCAGGGTCCGTCGGATCGTCGTAGGCGTCGCTCGGCGTGCTGTCGATCGATCCGGCCGGTTCGTTGACGACGAGCCGGTAGGACCCCTCCACTGCGTCGCCGTTCCGGTAGGCGATCGAATGGCCCGGTCCAAGCGCCGCGAAGAACGAGGCGTCGAAGGCGGTCGTGGTATCGGGTGCATCGCCGGGTGCGACGGTCCCGTCGGTCACGTCGACGACGATCGTTCCCGAGGCGACGCAGACCGGGTCGGAGAGATCGTCGTCGTCGATCGTGCCGTCGCCGTCGATCTCCCGTCCGACGAGACAGCTCTCCGAGCCGTCCTCGTACAGGTGGAGCGCGTGTGCGTCCCCGAACGTGACGAAGAACGAGTCGGTGACGTTGGCCGGGTCGCCGGCGGGGTCGATCGCCGCGCTCGGGTCGCCCTCGATCGTGTAGTTGCGCACGCGGATTGACTCCGCAAGCGTCCAGTCGTGTCGCGAAACGTTCCCGGCGGGATGGAAGTGGTCGTCCGTGCCGGCCGTCTCGTCGCTGATCCGGGACCCGTCAGTCGGGGTCACGTTTTCGACGGTCGTCACGTGCCCCCGTCTCGCCGCGTGCTGCGTGGACGCGTTCTCCCAGGCGGCGAGGCCGTTCTCGACGGTCGCGCTCAGGGTTGCGTGGTCGGCGGTGCCGTCGTGATCGTTCGCCGACGCCAGGAGGGCCGCGCCGACGTCGGCGGCCGCCCCGTGGTATTCGATCGTGACGTCGGCGTCGGCGCCGGCGTCGCGGGTCGCGAGGGTTCCCGAGTAGATGACGCTGTTCAAAAGCCCCGCCAGCGTGACGAAGAGGACGGCGAGGACGATCGCGGCGACGAGGAACAGCTGGGCGCGATCCCGCCGTCCCCTGGGCGTCGAGGCTTCGCTTCCCTCCGGATCCGGGGTCACATCCGCCATACCGTCACCTCCACCTCGACGACGTTGAACACCGGCGAGTTCGTGCCGTCGACGTCACGGTCGACGAAGTAGGTCCCGTTGCTCGCGGCCTCCGCGACCGTCTCGTCGGTTGGCGTCCCATCGGAACCGAGGATCGCGTCGGCCTCGAACAGCGTCACCCGGTGGGTCGCGGTCGCGGCGTGGTCGCTCGGCGTCCCCAGCTCGATGAGCGGCTGACGCCGCCGGTCCCCGTCACGGAGATAGTAGAGATCCACGTTGACCGCGGTCCCGCGTTCGAGGAACGTCTCCGAGAGTGCGGGCCCGAACGCCGGAGCGTCCGGACCGGTCGGGAGCGTCCCGTCGTACTGTCCCCTGCCTCCGGTCGCGCCGTGGAACCCGTCGTCCTCGGCGGAGGTGTTGTAGTACAGCAGGGTTCGTTTGAGGCTCCCGTTCTCGGCCTCGCCCGCGAGCAGTCCCTGCGCCAGCTCGGCCTGCTGGGTCTCGATGTGTTGATTCGAGGTGCTGCCCGACAGCGGCGTCACCGCCGTCACCTGCAGTGCGAACAGAATCGCCGAGAGCAACACGATCGCGGCCGCGACCGCCTCGAGTGTGTGTGCCTGTCCGCGCGAGTCGCGAGCCATCTC
Proteins encoded:
- a CDS encoding DUF7266 family protein, which translates into the protein MTRNRLAGDERAVSTVVGYVLGLVIASLLVSGLFVAGGNVLDDQQTAAATTGFEVAGERVATGYADADRLVEAAGASAPPTVEVAVPLRSRMAGGGYTIRVTGSAGGDPPYTATIHLENTDGSATYTTRVVTHTPVSDASVAGGPIVIRYGDGSGELQLERGTIG
- a CDS encoding DUF7261 family protein, giving the protein MADVTPDPEGSEASTPRGRRDRAQLFLVAAIVLAVLFVTLAGLLNSVIYSGTLATRDAGADADVTIEYHGAAADVGAALLASANDHDGTADHATLSATVENGLAAWENASTQHAARRGHVTTVENVTPTDGSRISDETAGTDDHFHPAGNVSRHDWTLAESIRVRNYTIEGDPSAAIDPAGDPANVTDSFFVTFGDAHALHLYEDGSESCLVGREIDGDGTIDDDDLSDPVCVASGTIVVDVTDGTVAPGDAPDTTTAFDASFFAALGPGHSIAYRNGDAVEGSYRLVVNEPAGSIDSTPSDAYDDPTDPADGDPTVEAVVYDVSYDVRYRSEDVRYEAPIRIAPEEAAYDDA
- a CDS encoding DUF7288 family protein, translating into MARDSRGQAHTLEAVAAAIVLLSAILFALQVTAVTPLSGSTSNQHIETQQAELAQGLLAGEAENGSLKRTLLYYNTSAEDDGFHGATGGRGQYDGTLPTGPDAPAFGPALSETFLERGTAVNVDLYYLRDGDRRRQPLIELGTPSDHAATATHRVTLFEADAILGSDGTPTDETVAEAASNGTYFVDRDVDGTNSPVFNVVEVEVTVWRM